In Malus sylvestris chromosome 15, drMalSylv7.2, whole genome shotgun sequence, a single genomic region encodes these proteins:
- the LOC126603872 gene encoding G-type lectin S-receptor-like serine/threonine-protein kinase SD2-5 — protein sequence MGDMNFIHFMGFIFLSVLISSETCLASVRNFGSINSSFQWAQMDWIDNNGLFLLSNKSEFGFGFQTTPNDVTLFLLVVVHKDSSTVVWTANRGSPVSNSDKIVFDAKSGVSLQKGGRVVWSADTGGKSVSTVELQDSGNLVLNGDDKGVVWQSFSHPTDTLLWNQEFSEGMKLVSNPSSNNLSYILQIKSGDLVLSAGFQTPQPYWSMAKESRKTINIDGGVVTSATISENSWKFFDRSKALLWQFIFSSNIDANATWIAVLGSDGFISFDNLQNGGSSGPSETKIPSDSCSTPEPCDSYFECYSNNKCQCPSGLSSRTNCKAGVVSSCNPSEGSTELVNAGDGLYYFALGYIPPSSKTDLNGCQTSCLGNCSCVAMFFQNSTRNCFLFDRLGSFQNSDKGSGFVSYIKVLRDGSSGKSGNSKKHFPYVVIIAISTVLVICGLLFMGYRYYRRKARSPESPTGTSDEENFFENMTGMPIRFSYRDLQTATNNYLVKLGQGGFGSVYQGSLPDGTQLAVKKLEGIGQGKKEFRAEVSIIGSIHHLHLVRLRGFCAEGSHRLLVYDYMANGSLDKWIFKKNNGKFLLDWETRFNIALGTAKGLAYLHEDCDVKIVHCDIKPENVLLDTNYLAKVSDFGLAKLMTREQSHVFTTLRGTRGYLAPEWITNYAISEKSDVYSYGMLLLEIIGGRKNYDPTETSEKSHLPSYAFKMLEEGKMRDILDTMLGKDEADERVHTAIMVALWCIQEDMSVRPSMTKVVQMLEGLYPVPQPPTSNSMGSRLYSNFFKSVSDEGTSSGPSDCNSDAYLSAVRLSGPR from the coding sequence ATGGGGGATAtgaatttcattcatttcatgGGGTTCATATTTCTGTCTGTTCTTATCTCTTCTGAAACCTGCCTGGCTAGTGTTCGAAATTTTGGTTCGATTAATTCGTCGTTTCAATGGGCTCAAATGGACTGGATTGACAACAATGGGTTGTTTCTGTTATCTAACAAGTCCGAGTTTGGTTTTGGCTTCCAGACTACTCCCAATGATGTCACATTGTTTCTGCtggttgttgtccacaaggacaGTTCTACGGTGGTCTGGACTGCGAATAGGGGTTCCCCGGTTTCAAATTCTGATAAAATTGTGTTTGATGCTAAGAGTGGTGTGTCTTTGCAAAAAGGTGGAAGGGTGGTTTGGTCTGCGGATACTGGTGGTAAAAGCGTATCTACAGTAGAATTGCAGGACTCGGGAAATTTAGTTTTGAATGGAGATGACAAAGGAGTAGTTTGGCAGAGTTTTAGCCATCCAACTGATACCCTATTATGGAATCAGGAATTTTCGGAAGGAATGAAGCTTGTAAGCAATCCTAGCTCTAACAACTTGAGTTATATTCTTCAAATCAAGTCCGGGGACTTGGTTCTTTCCGCAGGTTTCCAAACACCACAGCCGTATTGGTCTATGGCGAAAGAAAGCCGTAAAACAATCAACATAGACGGTGGTGTAGTCACTTCAGCAACTATCAGTGAAAATTCATGGAAGTTCTTTGATCGATCCAAAGCGTTGCTATGGCAATTTATTTTCTCGAGCAATATTGATGCAAATGCCACATGGATTGCAGTTTTAGGAAGTGATGGATTTATCTCTTTCGACAATCTTCAGAATGGAGGGTCAAGTGGTCCTTCAGAAACAAAAATACCAAGCGATTCGTGCAGCACACCAGAACCTTGTGATTCATACTTCGAATGTTATAGTAACAACAAGTGCCAGTGCCCTTCAGGTCTCAGCTCGCGTACTAATTGCAAGGCGGGGGTTGTCTCCTCATGTAATCCTTCGGAGGGTTCTACAGAGCTTGTAAATGCTGGGGATGGGCTCTATTATTTTGCATTGGGATATATTCCACCTTCTTCGAAAACTGATTTGAATGGTTGCCAAACGTCTTGCCTTGGCAACTGTTCGTGTGTTGCTATGTTCTTCCAAAACAGTACAAGAAATTGTTTTCTGTTTGACAGATTAGGTAGCTTCCAAAATTCTGACAAGGGCTCTGGCTTTGTTTCTTACATTAAGGTCTTGAGGGATGGAAGCAGTGGGAAGAGCGGAAACAGCAAGAAACACTTCCCTTATGTTGTGATCATAGCCATCTCGACAGTACTTGTTATTTGTGGCCTACTTTTTATGGGATACCGATACTACAGGAGGAAGGCAAGATCACCAGAATCTCCTACAGGGACCTCAGACGAGGAAAATTTCTTTGAAAATATGACTGGCATGCCCATTCGTTTCAGTTACAGAGATCTCCAAACTGCAACAAATAACTACTTGGTGAAGCTAGGGCAAGGAGGTTTTGGCTCGGTTTACCAAGGGAGTCTCCCAGATGGGACTCAACTGGCTGTGAAGAAGTTGGAAGGCATTGGTCAGGGAAAGAAAGAGTTTCGAGCTGAAGTTAGCATCATTGGCAGTATCCATCATCTGCACTTGGTCCGGCTCAGGGGCTTCTGTGCAGAAGGAAGTCATCGACTTCTGGTTTACGATTACATGGCAAATGGGTCTCTTGataaatggattttcaagaaAAACAACGGAAAATTCCTATTGGATTGGGAGACAAGATTCAATATAGCATTGGGTACGGCTAAAGGGCTAGCATATCTCCACGAAGATTGTGATGTGAAGATTGTTCACTGTGACATAAAACCTGAAAATGTTCTCCTCGACACTAATTACCTTGCCAAAGTCTCAGATTTTGGTTTGGCAAAGCTAATGACCAGGGAACAGAGCCATGTTTTCACAACGCTAAGAGGAACCCGAGGGTACCTTGCACCGGAGTGGATCACCAACTACGCAATATCAGAGAAGAGTGATGTGTACAGCTATGGAATGCTCTTGCTAGAGATCATTGGTGGGAGAAAGAATTACGACCCGACAGAAACTTCAGAAAAATCCCATCTTCCATCTTATGCCTTCAAGATGTTGGAAGAAGGCAAAATGAGGGACATCCTGGACACAATGCTAGGGAAGGATGAAGCCGACGAGAGGGTACACACAGCCATTATGGTTGCACTGTGGTGCATACAGGAAGACATGTCTGTGAGACCATCAATGACGAAGGTTGTCCAAATGCTTGAAGGCCTGTATCCCGTTCCCCAGCCTCCAACCTCCAACTCAATGGGGTCTCGCCTTTATTCGAATTTCTTCAAATCAGTCAGCGACGAGGGGACTTCCTCAGGACCATCAGACTGCAACAGCGATGCCTACCTTTCTGCAGTGCGCCTCTCCGGCCCAAGATAA
- the LOC126604257 gene encoding uncharacterized protein LOC126604257 has protein sequence MKWSPWPSGGTKRFHVKVSQLKLQGFNFEKEKESVGVIEVKWKGSKPGGPGVLVPFYGRRSSRQPKNYTSQRFLTRQVIEWDDEFQSLCNFGSKQGGNFSPWDLTFTLLHGESAEQKSNMAVFGTVSLNLAELASTMESQIPRKLSVALKMEGTTPSEATLLVCLISFAEVRNLYDSEALGQDSTKSDKGKLVRRVSYFRSFRKSSDERKSREDRGMSDRDESFLSDSEGSLGNGLVNGGVNADLSSKGESGSFPSHETQSDSGQKSWLSRKRKWLNGRPPRRKVEPFVEKTSRDNAVPISVDNNLSDSIKISNCTAEYSSQSDHEHGKCTTNCWEEREVESRDGQAKLKTNAFFASFDQRSEKAAGESACTALVAVIAHWLHSHQHSMPTRSKFDSLITQGSSEWQKLCSNETYINLFPNKHFDLETVLEADLRPVGVSPEKSFIGFFSPEKFESLKGLMSFDDIWNEIDKNREFYEPRIYIVSWNDHFFVLKVEADAYHIIDSLGERLFEGCNQAYILKFDDSSIMHGKTEKAEDDSEERLEVICSGKECCRQFIKRFLAAIPLKELEEEEEKSAVPILPLHRRLQIEFHYTSCPSSSSSSLSTSATSSTYSLSSGED, from the exons ATGAAGTGGTCGCCGTGGCCGTCAGGCGGAACAAAGAGGTTTCACGTGAAGGTGAGCCAGCTGAAGCTGCAAGGGTTTAATTttgagaaggagaaagagagtgttGGTGTGATTGAGGTGAAATGGAAAGGGTCTAAGCCTGGAGGGCCTGGAGTTTTGGTTCCATTCTATGGAAGAAGATCTTCCAGGCAGCCGAAAAACTACACCAGCCAGAGATTTTTGACTCGTCAAGTCATTGAATGGGATGATGAATTCCAGAGCCTCTGTAATTTTGGGTCGAAGCAAGGTGGGAACTTTAGTCCCTGGGATTTGACTTTTACCCTGTTACAC GGAGAGAGTGCGGAGCAAAAGAGTAATATGGCGGTTTTCGGGACCGTTTCGTTGAACCTAGCAGAATTGGCATCGACAATGGAGTCTCAGATTCCGAGGAAGCTCTCTGTTGCTTTGAAAATGGAGGGGACGACTCCCAGCGAAGCTACCCTTTTg GTTTGTCTAATAAGCTTTGCTGAGGTGAGAAACTTGTATGACTCGGAAGCACTCGGTCAAGACTCGACCAAGTCAGACAAGGGCAAGTTGGTTCGAAGAGTAAGCTACTTCAGGAGCTTTAGGAAGTCAAGCGATGAGAGGAAGAGTCGTGAGGACCGGGGCATGAGTGACCGGGACGAGTCATTCTTGTCTGACTCAGAAGGGTCACTGGGGAATGGACTCGTTAACGGTGGTGTCAATGCAGATTTGAGTTCAAAGGGAGAGTCGGGGTCGTTCCCGAGTCATGAGACTCAGTCTGACTCGGGGCAGAAGAGTTGGCTCTCGAGGAAGAGGAAGTGGTTGAATGGAAGACCACCTAGGAGAAAAGTGGAGCCCTTTGTTGAGAAGACTAGTAGGGACAATGCAGTGCCAATTTCCGTTGACAACAATCTCAGTGATTCTATAAAG ATATCAAATTGTACTGCTGAATATTCTTCACAATCAGATCATGAGCATGGAAAATGCACCACAAATTGCTGGGAAGAAAGGGAAGTAGAAAGCAGAGATGGGCAAGCAAAGCTCAAAACCAATGCGTTCTTTGCGTCCTTTGATCAACGGAGTGAAAAGGCCGCCGGAGAGAGTGCCTGCACAGCCCTTGTTGCGGTCATTGCGCACTGGCTGCATTCGCACCAACACTCAATGCCTACAAGATCCAAATTCGACAGCCTCATCACACAAGGTTCCTCAGAGTGGCAAAAACTCTGCAGCAACGAGACCTACATAAACCTATTTCCCAACAAACACTTCGACCTTGAAACGGTTTTGGAAGCTGATCTTAGACCTGTTGGTGTCTCGCCTGAGAAATCCTTTATCGGATTCTTCAGCCCGGAGAAGTTCGAGAGCTTGAAGGGACTCATGTCGTTCGACGACATATGGAATGAGATAGATAAAAACAGAGAGTTTTACGAACCGAGGATATACATAGTAAGTTGGAACGACCATTTTTTCGTGCTGAAGGTTGAAGCTGATGCATACCATATCATTGACTCTTTGGGTGAGAGGCTCTTTGAGGGGTGTAACCAGGCATACATACTAAAATTCGACGATTCGAGCATCATGCATGGGAAAACAGAGAAAGCAGAGGATGATTCAGAGGAAAGATTAGAAGTAATATGCAGTGGAAAAGAGTGTTGTAGACAGTTCATTAAAAGATTTCTTGCTGCCATACCACTTAAGGAGcttgaggaggaagaggaaaagAGTGCAGTTCCTATTTTACCTCTTCACCGGCGTTTGCAGATCGAGTTCCACTACACCTCCtgcccctcctcctcctcctcttctttgtcGACCTCTGCTACTTCTTCCACTTACTCTCTCTCATCAGGTGAAGACTAG
- the LOC126604258 gene encoding uncharacterized protein LOC126604258 produces the protein MPRSGLRPYECVRRAWHSERHQPMRGSLIKEIFRVVNEIHSSATKKNKEWQEKLPIVVLKAEEIMYSKANSEAEYMDLKTLWDRTNDAINTIIRRDETTETGEFLQPCIEAALNLGCIPRRATRSQRNTNPRCYLMPMTSHVPSISPSVVEDANIKDYTSNSQHRPHCSNFVNPKTPNSTPLVFEPRCPVAQYNDCNTMKFTVASENVPPSGYDQCFSRENLATSNFPKYPLYYGNLPQFKELKPGFVVLPKPVSDPLEPAKIGVIPNLLCNGDKSNNNTQTERRDYHENPCLIGCDLSLRLGPLSSQLPSGVNSRPQEGKDVGVEQRSKCSDQSLQFDKQFSLIPKGSEYGPTDAWGRLSFEGEDIYVQAAMRKRKAAFNHPTEDSKFCRQPELPFSHFNGSMRNGGS, from the exons ATGCCAAGATCAGGGCTAAGACCATATGAATGTGTGAGAAGAGCTTGGCACAGTGAGAGGCACCAACCCATGAGAGGTTCTCTTATCAAAGAAATCTTCAG GGTTGTGAACGAGATCCATAGCTCAGCTACtaagaagaacaaagaatgGCAAGAGAAGCTCCCAATTGTTGTTCTCAAAGCTGAAGAAATTATGTATTCCAAAGCCAATTCTGAG GCAGAATACATGGACCTTAAAACCCTTTGGGACAGAACAAATGATGCCATTAACACGATAATTCGGCGTGATGAGACTACTGAAACTGGAGAGTTTCTTCAGCCTTGTATTGAAG CTGCTCTCAATTTGGGGTGCATACCGAGAAGAGCTACGAGGAGTCAACGGAATACTAACCCAAGGTGTTATCTGATGCCCATGACTTCGCATGTCCCTAGCATTTCTCCTAGTGTGGTAGAGGATGCTAATATAAAAGATTACACGTCCAATTCGCAGCATAGGCCACATTGTTCAAATTTTGTGAACCCCAAAACTCCTAATTCAACCCCTCTTGTTTTTGAACCTAGATGCCCTGTTGCCCAATATAATGACTGCAATACTATGAAGTTCACGGTTGCCTCCGAAAATGTTCCTCCTTCGGGTTATGACCAATGCTTCTCTAGGGAAAATCTGGCAACATCTAATTTTCCTAAATACCCTCTGTACTATGGAAATCTTCCTCAGTTCAAAGAACTGAAACCAGGTTTTGTTGTCCTTCCCAAACCAGTTTCCGACCCTTTAGAACCTGCCAAGATAGGAGTTATCCCAAACCTGCTCTGTAATGGAGATAAATCAAATAATAACACACAAACAGAAAGAAGGGACTACCATGAGAACCCATGTTTGATTGGCTGTGATTTGTCTCTGCGGTTAGGCCCGCTCTCTAGTCAACTCCCAAGCGGTGTGAACAGTCGGCCCCAGGAGGGCAAAGATGTTGGCGTTGAGCAGCGGTCGAAGTGTAGTGATCAGTCACTGCAATTTGATAAACAGTTTTCTCTCATTCCTAAGGGTAGTGAGTATGGACCAACAGACGCATGGGGTAGGTTGAGTTTTGAGGGCGAAGATATATACGTCCAAGCAGCAATGAGAAAGCGGAAGGCAGCTTTCAATCACCCAACAGAGGATTCAAAATTTTGTAGGCAGCCGGAGCTTCCTTTCAGCCACTTTAATGGAAGCATGAGGAATGGAGGTTCGTAG